A genomic region of Trichothermofontia sichuanensis B231 contains the following coding sequences:
- a CDS encoding GspE/PulE family protein: MTNSSSARRALIAHNTLSPFGNQLVQAGFADANQMSQALVESRKSGRPLPEILSELTGKVLPPDLLRQYKKQQLFELKILYGIESLDPEISETSPEEISHLIDTLISVDVCRRYRLIPLTKDKNQDPPLITIAMVEPDNLLALDELKKILKGFQIRKVVITPEDYEQLLGRYMDEVVKKAGTAAAQIREIRTEDLEIKESDLANYDLEDADEEDADVDLNAALGEAESAPVVRMVNQILARALSEGVSDIHIEPQEEYLRVRFRKDGVLQEPLPKLPKKIIPAIVSRFKIIADLDIAERRLPQDGRIRRKFQGRNVDFRVNTLPSRYGEKVVLRILDNSSTQLGLDKLITDPETLALVREMASRPFGLILVTGPTGSGKSTTLYSILAERNDPGVNISTAEDPIEYALPGITQVQVIREKGMDFSSILRAFLRQDPDIILVGETRDKETAKTAIEAALTGHLVLTTLHTNDAAGAIARLDEMGVEPFMVSGALLGVVAQRLMRRVCDKCCIAYTPTPEELARYGLTASKEVGITFYKANTLSNDQIQAAKDAGTLCPKCNGVGYKGRCGVYEVLRTTERLQVAINEGAPTERIKEIAVEEGMKTLLAYSLDLVRQGLTTFEEVERVTFTDTGLEAELKAKRKTSLTCRTCGAGLQPEWMDCPYCLTPRFTD; the protein is encoded by the coding sequence ATGACCAACTCCTCCTCTGCACGGCGGGCCTTAATTGCCCATAATACCCTTTCCCCCTTTGGCAATCAGCTCGTTCAAGCAGGGTTTGCCGATGCGAATCAAATGAGTCAGGCCCTGGTTGAGAGTCGCAAATCGGGCAGGCCCCTGCCTGAGATTCTGAGTGAGTTAACCGGCAAGGTTTTACCGCCGGACTTGCTGCGGCAATACAAGAAGCAGCAATTGTTTGAACTTAAAATTCTCTACGGTATTGAGTCCCTCGATCCGGAAATTAGTGAAACCTCGCCAGAGGAGATCAGCCACCTGATCGACACGCTCATCAGCGTTGATGTGTGTCGTCGCTACCGCCTAATTCCCTTGACCAAGGATAAGAATCAAGATCCCCCCCTCATTACGATTGCAATGGTGGAGCCGGATAATCTGTTGGCCTTGGACGAGTTAAAGAAGATTCTGAAGGGCTTCCAGATTCGCAAGGTGGTGATTACCCCAGAGGATTACGAACAACTTCTGGGACGGTACATGGACGAGGTCGTCAAAAAAGCCGGGACCGCTGCTGCCCAAATCCGCGAGATTCGGACGGAAGACTTGGAGATTAAGGAGAGTGACCTAGCGAATTACGATCTCGAAGATGCGGATGAAGAGGATGCCGATGTTGACCTGAATGCTGCCCTGGGTGAGGCCGAAAGTGCCCCTGTGGTGCGCATGGTGAATCAAATTCTGGCGCGGGCCTTGAGCGAAGGGGTATCGGATATTCACATTGAACCCCAGGAAGAATACCTGCGGGTGCGCTTCCGTAAGGACGGGGTGCTGCAAGAGCCGCTGCCAAAGCTACCCAAGAAAATTATTCCGGCAATTGTCTCGCGCTTTAAGATTATTGCCGATCTCGATATTGCCGAGCGGCGGTTGCCCCAGGATGGTCGGATTCGCCGCAAGTTCCAGGGACGCAACGTGGACTTTCGGGTGAATACCCTACCGAGTCGGTATGGCGAGAAGGTGGTGCTCCGGATTCTGGACAACTCCTCGACCCAGCTCGGCCTCGACAAACTTATTACCGATCCCGAAACCCTGGCCCTGGTCCGGGAAATGGCCAGTCGTCCCTTTGGCTTGATTCTGGTGACGGGGCCAACGGGTTCCGGCAAATCGACCACCCTGTATTCCATCCTGGCGGAGCGCAATGATCCAGGGGTCAATATCAGTACGGCAGAGGATCCGATCGAATACGCGCTGCCGGGCATTACGCAGGTACAGGTGATTCGGGAGAAGGGGATGGACTTTTCCTCGATCCTGCGGGCGTTTCTACGGCAAGACCCGGACATCATTCTGGTGGGGGAAACCCGGGACAAGGAAACGGCCAAAACGGCGATCGAAGCGGCTTTAACTGGGCACCTGGTATTAACCACTCTGCACACCAACGATGCTGCGGGTGCGATCGCCCGTTTGGATGAAATGGGGGTTGAACCCTTCATGGTCTCCGGTGCCTTGTTGGGAGTTGTAGCCCAGCGCTTGATGCGTCGAGTTTGCGACAAATGTTGTATTGCCTATACCCCTACACCGGAGGAGTTGGCGCGCTATGGTCTGACGGCTTCCAAGGAAGTGGGCATTACCTTTTACAAAGCCAATACCCTCAGTAATGATCAAATCCAGGCGGCTAAAGATGCGGGAACGCTTTGTCCCAAGTGTAATGGCGTGGGTTACAAGGGACGGTGTGGGGTCTACGAGGTGTTGCGGACCACTGAACGTCTACAGGTGGCAATCAACGAAGGGGCACCGACTGAGCGGATTAAGGAAATCGCGGTGGAGGAAGGCATGAAAACCTTGCTAGCCTATAGTCTTGACTTGGTACGCCAGGGACTGACCACGTTTGAGGAAGTGGAGCGGGTAACCTTTACGGATACGGGTTTGGAGGCTGAACTCAAGGCCAAACGCAAGACCTCCCTGACCTGTCGCACTTGCGGGGCGGGCCTGCAACCGGAGTGGATGGATTGTCCCTATTGCCTCACGCCACGATTTACCGATTAG
- the grpE gene encoding nucleotide exchange factor GrpE has product MAEEIKQPTESTEDQVSSPETDQSDGAVAASPEPGPTEVNGTASASPTEVDLDQLAADILAEEAAKAASSFPVATDTPPPPSEATTSTAPSPELVALVEALKQEIETLKSQLEDRTSQYMRLAADFENFRKRTSKEKEELDYQTKLAVLAEVLPVVDSFERARAQIKAKTEAEMSIHKDYQGVYKQLVDCLKRLGVAPMRAEGKEFDPNWHEAVLQAPSAEHKEGTVIEELVRGYLLGDRVLRHAMVKVATAPEPEAETASAAVTEDAANN; this is encoded by the coding sequence ATGGCAGAGGAGATCAAGCAGCCTACTGAGAGCACAGAGGACCAGGTCAGTTCACCTGAGACTGATCAGTCAGACGGTGCAGTCGCAGCGAGTCCAGAACCAGGGCCAACTGAGGTTAATGGGACGGCATCAGCATCCCCCACGGAGGTTGACCTCGATCAATTGGCTGCCGACATCCTGGCCGAGGAAGCAGCGAAGGCGGCATCATCGTTCCCCGTGGCCACGGACACCCCCCCGCCCCCTTCGGAAGCGACAACCAGTACGGCCCCTTCGCCGGAGTTAGTGGCACTGGTGGAAGCCCTTAAACAAGAGATTGAGACACTCAAGTCGCAACTGGAGGATCGCACCAGTCAATACATGCGGCTGGCTGCTGATTTTGAGAATTTCCGTAAACGGACCAGCAAGGAAAAAGAAGAATTGGACTACCAGACCAAGCTGGCGGTGTTGGCTGAGGTTTTACCGGTGGTGGATAGCTTTGAGCGCGCACGCGCGCAGATTAAGGCCAAAACAGAAGCAGAGATGTCCATTCATAAGGATTATCAAGGCGTCTATAAACAGTTGGTCGATTGCCTCAAGCGGCTAGGGGTTGCCCCCATGCGGGCTGAGGGGAAGGAATTTGACCCCAACTGGCATGAAGCTGTCCTTCAGGCCCCCAGTGCAGAGCATAAGGAAGGGACCGTGATTGAAGAACTGGTGCGGGGTTACCTGCTGGGGGATCGGGTCCTACGCCATGCAATGGTCAAAGTCGCCACTGCCCCTGAGCCAGAGGCGGAGACGGCTTCGGCGGCAGTGACAGAAGACGCCGCGAATAACTAA
- the dnaK gene encoding molecular chaperone DnaK, with translation MGKVIGIDLGTTNSCVAVLEGGQPVVIPNSEGGRTTPSMVAFGRAGDRLVGQLAKRQAITNPENTIYSIKRFIGRRWEDTEAERSRVSYHCVAGKDNTVDVQVRGRPYTPQEISSMILQKLKQDAEAYLGEPVEQAVITVPAYFTDAQRQATKDAGTIAGLEVLRIINEPTAAALSFGLDKQDEEQIVLVFDLGGGTFDVSILQLGDGVIEVLATAGNNHLGGDDFDSVIVNWMIDSFKEQEGIDLSVDKMALQRLREAAEKAKIELSNMVTTSINLPFITADESGPKHLEMELTRAKFEALCANLIQATIDPVAQALKDAGLSSQDIDRILLVGGSTRIPAVQEAIRQYFDGKSPERSVNPDEAVAQGAAIQGGVLGGEVKDLLLLDVTPLSLGIETLGEVFTKIIERNTTIPTSKSQVFSTATDGQTSVEIHVLQGERPLARDNKSLGKFILAGIPPAPRGVPQIEVTFAIDANGILKVSARDRGTNREQSIKITNTGGLSVNEVERMRQEAEVYAEADSRRRQIIELQNQMDSILYSYESTLKENPDAVPPDLKTQIDTHTRTLRALFKDETVSPAVVQDKINELQQAILLVGSRLYGQTGSSRNGYGVSPQTGSPSMSASGLDSEYEGDETVAADYEAVE, from the coding sequence ATGGGAAAAGTTATCGGCATCGACTTAGGCACTACCAACAGTTGTGTTGCGGTTCTTGAAGGCGGGCAGCCCGTCGTCATTCCCAACTCGGAAGGGGGACGAACCACCCCTAGTATGGTGGCTTTCGGACGGGCGGGCGATCGCTTAGTGGGTCAGTTGGCCAAACGACAGGCCATCACGAATCCCGAAAATACGATTTACAGCATTAAGCGGTTTATTGGGCGGCGCTGGGAAGATACAGAGGCCGAGCGCAGTCGCGTCTCGTATCACTGTGTAGCTGGTAAGGATAACACCGTTGATGTCCAGGTCCGAGGGCGACCCTACACCCCCCAGGAAATCTCCTCCATGATTCTGCAAAAGCTGAAGCAGGATGCTGAAGCGTATCTGGGCGAACCCGTTGAACAAGCGGTGATTACCGTGCCCGCCTATTTTACCGATGCCCAGCGGCAGGCTACCAAAGATGCGGGCACGATCGCGGGTTTAGAGGTATTACGCATCATTAATGAACCCACGGCAGCGGCCCTGTCCTTTGGTCTAGATAAGCAAGATGAGGAGCAAATTGTCCTGGTATTTGACTTAGGAGGCGGAACGTTTGATGTTTCGATCCTGCAATTAGGGGATGGGGTCATTGAGGTTTTGGCCACAGCCGGGAATAATCACCTCGGGGGCGATGACTTTGATAGCGTGATCGTCAACTGGATGATTGATAGCTTTAAGGAACAAGAGGGGATTGATCTGTCCGTTGATAAGATGGCGCTGCAACGCCTTCGCGAAGCCGCAGAGAAAGCTAAAATTGAACTCTCCAATATGGTCACGACCTCGATTAATTTGCCTTTTATCACGGCGGATGAGTCAGGTCCTAAGCACTTGGAAATGGAGTTAACACGAGCTAAATTCGAGGCGCTTTGTGCGAATCTCATTCAGGCAACGATCGATCCCGTCGCTCAAGCCCTCAAGGACGCCGGGTTAAGCTCCCAGGACATCGATCGCATTCTACTGGTGGGGGGGTCTACGCGCATTCCGGCTGTCCAGGAAGCGATTCGCCAATATTTTGACGGGAAGTCGCCGGAGCGATCGGTCAATCCTGATGAGGCCGTGGCCCAGGGGGCGGCGATTCAAGGCGGGGTCTTGGGCGGGGAAGTCAAAGACCTTCTCCTGCTGGATGTCACCCCTCTTTCCCTGGGGATTGAGACCCTCGGTGAAGTCTTTACAAAAATTATTGAACGCAATACCACGATTCCCACTAGTAAATCCCAGGTCTTTTCGACGGCTACCGATGGCCAGACCTCGGTGGAAATTCATGTCTTGCAGGGAGAACGGCCTCTTGCCCGCGATAACAAGAGCCTAGGTAAATTTATCCTCGCCGGGATTCCGCCCGCACCGCGGGGGGTACCGCAAATAGAAGTGACCTTCGCGATCGACGCCAACGGCATTCTCAAGGTGTCCGCCCGCGATCGGGGAACCAATCGTGAACAGAGTATTAAAATTACCAATACGGGGGGGCTTAGCGTCAACGAGGTGGAGCGGATGCGCCAGGAAGCGGAGGTTTATGCGGAAGCCGATAGTCGCCGTCGTCAAATAATTGAACTTCAGAACCAAATGGATAGCATTCTCTACAGTTACGAATCGACCTTGAAGGAAAACCCCGATGCTGTCCCCCCTGATCTCAAGACCCAGATCGATACCCATACCCGTACCCTGCGTGCCCTCTTCAAGGATGAAACCGTTTCCCCAGCGGTGGTGCAGGACAAGATTAATGAATTACAACAAGCGATTCTACTGGTGGGGAGCAGACTGTATGGGCAAACCGGCAGTAGTCGCAATGGCTATGGCGTCAGTCCCCAGACGGGTTCGCCGTCCATGTCAGCGAGTGGTCTCGATAGTGAGTATGAGGGAGACGAAACGGTTGCGGCTGACTATGAGGCCGTTGAGTAA